Proteins co-encoded in one Candidatus Polarisedimenticolaceae bacterium genomic window:
- a CDS encoding ABC transporter ATP-binding protein, whose protein sequence is MIDVQGLVKRYGDHAALDGVTFAVAAGEIVGFLGPNGAGKTTTLRILSTYLSPDGGTARVAGHDVASAPMEVRRRLGYLPEHPPVDLDQTVREYLDFCAALRNVPRRKRRAAGDGVIARCGLSPVAGRLIGNLSKGFRQRVGLAQALVHGPEVVILDEPTVGLDPHQIREIRELIRSLAGDHTVLLSSHILPEVAMTCSRAVVVHRGRVAADVSLDAGAAGGGLEETFLRVTSADAALGEAS, encoded by the coding sequence CACGCGGCGCTCGACGGCGTGACGTTCGCCGTGGCCGCCGGCGAGATCGTCGGATTCCTCGGGCCCAACGGCGCCGGGAAGACGACGACCCTCCGCATCCTGTCGACGTACCTGAGCCCGGACGGCGGTACCGCGCGCGTCGCGGGGCACGACGTCGCCTCGGCGCCGATGGAGGTGCGCCGCCGACTCGGCTACCTGCCGGAGCATCCGCCCGTCGACCTCGACCAGACGGTGCGCGAGTACCTCGACTTCTGCGCGGCGCTCCGGAACGTGCCGAGGCGGAAGCGCCGCGCGGCCGGGGACGGCGTCATCGCACGCTGCGGACTCTCGCCCGTCGCCGGCCGGCTGATCGGCAACCTCTCGAAAGGGTTCCGCCAGCGCGTGGGGCTCGCCCAGGCGCTCGTGCACGGCCCCGAGGTCGTCATCCTCGACGAGCCGACGGTGGGCCTCGACCCGCACCAGATCCGCGAGATCCGCGAGCTGATCCGCTCGCTCGCCGGCGACCACACCGTGCTCCTGAGCAGCCACATCCTCCCGGAGGTCGCGATGACCTGCTCGCGCGCCGTCGTCGTCCATCGCGGGCGCGTCGCCGCGGACGTCTCCCTCGACGCGGGTGCGGCGGGCGGTGGGCTCGAGGAGACGTTCCTGCGGGTCACGTCGGCGGATGCCGCTCTGGGGGAGGCGTCATGA
- a CDS encoding ABC transporter permease subunit: MSRVLALVSREIRSQIYQPVAWIVWTLFLLLAGWFFFSLVYQFIVVVDNASAYAEMMQNKEMLDRLNLNELVVNGLFGNILLLFVFFVPVLTMRAFAEERKQGTDELLLTAPVSAGEVVLGKYLGLLAISGALVLGAVFYVGVLLHYGDPEKGPIATGVLGLTLAAAAMTALGFAVSTLTKSQVVAAVGSFVLFLLLFVVDWPAESTEGVVRTTLKALSLPGHFQGFAKGAVSSVDVAYFVSLAALGLFVARTTIASQRWRTP, from the coding sequence ATGAGCCGCGTCCTCGCCCTCGTCTCGCGCGAGATCCGCTCGCAGATCTATCAGCCGGTCGCGTGGATCGTGTGGACCTTGTTCCTGCTCCTGGCGGGCTGGTTCTTCTTCAGCCTCGTCTACCAGTTCATCGTCGTCGTCGACAACGCGTCGGCGTACGCCGAGATGATGCAGAACAAGGAGATGCTCGACCGGCTGAACTTGAACGAGCTCGTGGTGAACGGCCTCTTCGGCAACATCCTCCTGCTGTTCGTCTTCTTCGTCCCGGTCCTCACGATGCGCGCGTTCGCGGAGGAGAGGAAGCAGGGGACCGACGAGCTCCTCCTCACCGCTCCCGTGAGCGCGGGCGAGGTCGTGCTCGGGAAGTACCTCGGCCTGCTCGCGATCTCGGGCGCCCTCGTCCTCGGCGCGGTCTTCTACGTCGGCGTGCTGCTCCACTACGGCGACCCGGAGAAGGGGCCGATCGCGACCGGTGTGCTCGGCCTCACCCTCGCGGCGGCCGCGATGACGGCACTCGGCTTCGCGGTCTCGACGCTGACGAAGAGCCAGGTCGTCGCGGCGGTCGGCTCGTTCGTCCTCTTCCTCCTCCTCTTCGTCGTCGACTGGCCCGCCGAGTCGACCGAAGGAGTCGTACGCACCACGCTCAAGGCGCTGTCGCTGCCCGGGCACTTCCAGGGGTTCGCCAAGGGCGCCGTCTCGAGCGTCGACGTCGCGTACTTCGTGTCGCTCGCGGCGCTCGGCCTCTTCGTCGCGCGGACGACGATCGCGAGCCAGCGCTGGAGGACGCCGTGA
- a CDS encoding DUF4350 domain-containing protein has protein sequence MRDALRVGAYAGTVLLLFGILSFGLTGNFDLWTAVHVTGGGLLLLIGLAGNLAGVRRTVAARGTRERAFAATGTLVFAALVVALNVLAARFPKTWDVTENKVYTLSPRTLSVLASLKRPVELVAFFPQGDRGREPIAELAARYTGKSDKVTFKFVDPEKDPQLADQLGVTKQGTLAARSGDDKAQAAADNGAVDEGELTNLLLKVARPGGVKLYAVTGHGEPDVADVETPTGWGRLAVALKEDNVEIRPLLLATAPSVPDDAAAVLLASPAKPLLPHEIDALRSWLAKGGRLLAMIDPGQTPGLDALFADYRLALDDDMIVDKEEIAFLGARLGLDPIVEDFPPHPITKGFKQRILLSQARSITIEVEGGLPGVVAQPLARTHDTAWGETGWRAMMETGRVAKDAADKDGPLVVAATATAEVAGDPDAPADTAKKQARLVLVGDADWVANGNLGNFFNREMLVNVLHWLTGSEDLIVGPPKALRASRLDMTVADQRNLFRFGVLLLPEVLLIGGLVAWLRRKAL, from the coding sequence GTGAGGGACGCGCTCCGGGTCGGCGCCTACGCGGGCACCGTCCTCCTCCTCTTCGGCATCCTGTCGTTCGGACTCACCGGCAACTTCGACCTTTGGACGGCGGTGCACGTCACGGGCGGGGGATTGCTCCTCCTCATCGGCCTCGCCGGCAACCTCGCCGGCGTGCGGCGGACCGTGGCGGCACGCGGCACGCGCGAGCGGGCGTTCGCCGCCACCGGGACGCTCGTCTTCGCGGCGCTCGTCGTCGCGTTGAACGTGCTCGCGGCGCGCTTCCCGAAGACCTGGGACGTCACCGAGAACAAGGTCTACACGCTGAGCCCGCGGACGCTCTCGGTCCTCGCCTCACTCAAACGGCCGGTCGAGCTGGTCGCGTTCTTCCCGCAGGGCGACCGCGGCCGCGAGCCGATCGCCGAGCTGGCCGCCCGTTACACCGGCAAGAGCGACAAGGTGACGTTCAAGTTCGTCGATCCCGAGAAGGATCCGCAGCTCGCCGACCAGCTCGGGGTGACGAAGCAAGGGACGCTCGCCGCCAGGAGCGGCGACGACAAGGCGCAGGCCGCCGCCGACAACGGCGCCGTCGACGAAGGCGAGCTGACGAACCTCCTCCTCAAGGTCGCGCGGCCGGGCGGCGTCAAGCTCTACGCGGTCACCGGGCACGGCGAGCCCGACGTCGCCGACGTCGAGACGCCGACGGGCTGGGGACGGCTCGCGGTCGCCCTGAAGGAGGACAACGTCGAGATCCGCCCGCTCCTCCTCGCCACGGCTCCCTCGGTGCCGGACGACGCGGCGGCGGTCCTCCTCGCGTCGCCGGCGAAGCCGCTCCTCCCGCACGAGATCGACGCGCTCCGCAGCTGGCTGGCCAAGGGCGGCCGCCTGCTCGCGATGATCGACCCCGGCCAGACGCCGGGGCTGGACGCGCTCTTCGCCGACTACCGCCTGGCGCTCGACGACGACATGATCGTCGACAAGGAGGAGATCGCCTTCCTCGGCGCGCGCCTCGGCCTCGATCCGATCGTCGAGGACTTCCCTCCGCATCCCATCACGAAGGGGTTCAAGCAGCGCATCCTCCTCTCCCAGGCGCGCTCGATCACGATCGAGGTCGAGGGCGGCCTCCCCGGTGTCGTGGCGCAACCGCTCGCGCGGACGCACGACACGGCATGGGGTGAGACCGGCTGGCGCGCCATGATGGAGACCGGCCGGGTCGCGAAGGACGCCGCGGACAAGGACGGGCCTCTCGTCGTCGCGGCGACCGCGACGGCCGAGGTCGCCGGCGACCCGGACGCTCCCGCGGACACGGCGAAGAAGCAGGCGCGGCTCGTCCTCGTCGGCGATGCCGACTGGGTCGCGAACGGCAACCTCGGGAACTTCTTCAACCGCGAGATGCTCGTCAACGTCCTCCACTGGCTCACCGGGAGCGAGGACCTGATCGTCGGGCCGCCGAAGGCCCTGCGGGCCTCACGGCTCGACATGACGGTCGCCGACCAGCGGAACCTCTTCCGCTTCGGCGTGCTCCTCCTCCCCGAAGTCCTCCTCATCGGCGGCCTCGTCGCGTGGCTCCGCCGGAAAGCGCTGTGA
- a CDS encoding DUF4340 domain-containing protein — protein sequence MSLRGLLVLIVALAVVVGVLVWAGKKPPAEPPPAEKAPLVAKFTEADVTALTASCGTHAWTLTRTPAGWRTGAREADPRRVRDVIVAVQDAHVSKIVEDGAFDRKAYALEPGCALDVALTGRGKRSVRLGRTSPVGAERYTLLGDGRLALTDGSLYGMIDRDEGALEERRLFPVESPAVSRITALGPQGRIAVESGDAGWKVVAPFADRGSEAACSRLAAALTTLAVDEGSTGTKPPIGPRIVFELAATGAAPKRADVAAEAKDGKRAAWREDGSLAGTVADATVKEIDLLPDAYREKRIALFSAPDVRSVRLDRGPLHLEATHAEGAAAWKSDFDVDSARVDALVENLRGLTASGFVAGAAPPSPATGTIVVRDEKADLARLTWGSLAPEPGAPGESVWVESADRPGVVFRVPATALGPIPTKASDWAAAPKGK from the coding sequence GTGAGCCTCCGCGGGCTCCTCGTCCTCATCGTCGCTCTCGCCGTCGTGGTCGGCGTTCTCGTCTGGGCCGGAAAGAAGCCTCCCGCCGAGCCGCCGCCCGCCGAGAAGGCGCCGCTCGTCGCCAAGTTCACCGAGGCCGACGTCACCGCGCTCACCGCGTCGTGCGGCACGCACGCATGGACGCTGACTCGGACACCGGCGGGCTGGCGCACCGGCGCGCGCGAGGCGGACCCCCGCCGCGTGCGCGACGTCATCGTCGCCGTCCAGGACGCGCACGTCTCGAAGATCGTCGAGGACGGCGCGTTCGACCGGAAGGCCTACGCGCTCGAGCCGGGGTGCGCGCTCGACGTCGCGCTGACCGGCAGGGGCAAGCGCTCGGTGCGGCTCGGACGGACCTCGCCGGTCGGCGCCGAGCGATACACGCTCCTCGGCGATGGCCGACTCGCGCTCACCGACGGCTCGCTCTACGGCATGATCGACCGCGACGAGGGTGCCCTCGAAGAGCGCCGCCTCTTCCCGGTCGAATCTCCGGCAGTGAGCCGGATCACGGCCCTGGGACCGCAAGGACGGATCGCGGTCGAGTCCGGCGACGCGGGGTGGAAGGTCGTCGCGCCGTTCGCCGATCGAGGCTCCGAGGCCGCGTGCAGCCGGCTCGCCGCCGCGCTGACCACACTCGCCGTCGACGAGGGATCGACCGGTACGAAGCCTCCGATCGGGCCGCGGATCGTGTTCGAGCTTGCGGCGACCGGCGCCGCACCGAAACGCGCCGACGTCGCGGCCGAGGCCAAGGACGGGAAGCGCGCGGCGTGGCGCGAGGACGGAAGCCTCGCGGGGACGGTCGCCGACGCGACGGTCAAGGAGATCGACCTCCTCCCGGACGCTTACCGCGAGAAGCGGATCGCGCTCTTCTCGGCCCCCGACGTCCGCTCCGTCCGCCTCGATCGCGGTCCCCTGCACCTCGAGGCGACGCATGCGGAAGGCGCCGCCGCGTGGAAGTCCGACTTCGACGTCGATTCCGCGCGCGTCGACGCGCTCGTCGAGAACCTCAGGGGACTCACCGCCTCGGGGTTCGTGGCCGGTGCGGCGCCGCCGTCGCCCGCGACCGGGACGATCGTCGTGCGCGACGAGAAGGCGGATCTGGCACGGCTCACGTGGGGGTCGCTCGCACCGGAGCCCGGAGCGCCCGGCGAGTCGGTCTGGGTCGAATCCGCCGATCGGCCCGGCGTCGTCTTCCGTGTGCCGGCGACGGCGCTCGGCCCGATCCCGACGAAGGCCTCCGACTGGGCGGCCGCTCCGAAGGGGAAATGA
- the dtd gene encoding D-aminoacyl-tRNA deacylase, protein MKVLLQRVARAGVRVDGVTVGAIGRGLLVFLGVEAGDTADDAAWYADKTAELRIFADDDGKMNRSVEEAGGAILVVSQFTLAASTRRGRRPSFETAAVPEEAEARYLDYVGALGRRGIETATGRFRAMMEVELVNDGPVTILLDPRGDAR, encoded by the coding sequence ATGAAGGTACTCCTCCAGCGCGTCGCGCGCGCCGGGGTCCGCGTCGACGGCGTGACCGTCGGCGCGATCGGGCGCGGCCTCCTCGTGTTCCTCGGGGTCGAGGCGGGCGACACCGCGGACGACGCGGCGTGGTACGCGGACAAGACCGCGGAGCTCCGGATCTTCGCCGACGACGACGGCAAGATGAACCGGAGCGTGGAAGAAGCCGGCGGAGCGATCCTCGTCGTGTCGCAGTTCACCCTCGCCGCGAGCACGCGACGCGGGAGGCGGCCGTCGTTCGAGACGGCGGCGGTCCCCGAGGAAGCGGAGGCGCGCTACCTCGACTACGTCGGCGCGCTGGGGCGCCGCGGTATCGAGACGGCGACCGGCCGTTTCCGGGCGATGATGGAGGTCGAGCTCGTCAATGACGGGCCGGTCACGATCCTCCTCGATCCGCGGGGCGACGCGCGGTGA
- the xerD gene encoding site-specific tyrosine recombinase XerD, translating into MSALDATLALWLDYLAAERGLAGNTLAAYRRDLESLRRAAGVSLDAVGTAELETALRRLRSEGKSPRSVARWLVAVKGFFAWRTAEGIAEEDPAARLETPRLWKTLPKVLDGLDVERLMSAPDRGDPRGLRDAAMLEVLYATGLRVSELVGLRLRDLHLDAGYLRCLGKGSKERVVPLGGEANAALQAYLAEARPALLAGRRSETVFVGRRGTALTRQGFWKLLKAHARRAGIQAALSPHVVRHSFATHLLENGADLRAVQLLLGHADISTTQIYTHVNRERLKKLYREFHPRA; encoded by the coding sequence GTGAGCGCCCTCGACGCGACCCTCGCGCTCTGGCTCGACTATCTCGCGGCGGAGCGCGGCCTCGCGGGGAACACGCTCGCCGCCTACCGCCGCGATCTCGAATCGCTACGGCGCGCGGCCGGCGTCAGCCTCGATGCGGTCGGCACCGCCGAGCTCGAGACGGCGCTCCGCCGCCTCCGCTCCGAGGGGAAGTCGCCGCGCTCGGTCGCGCGCTGGCTCGTGGCGGTCAAGGGGTTCTTCGCGTGGCGCACCGCGGAGGGGATCGCCGAAGAAGACCCGGCGGCGCGCCTCGAGACGCCCCGGCTCTGGAAGACGCTGCCCAAGGTTCTGGACGGTCTCGACGTCGAGCGGTTGATGAGCGCGCCCGATCGCGGCGACCCGCGCGGGCTGCGCGACGCGGCGATGCTCGAGGTGCTCTACGCGACGGGCCTCCGGGTCTCGGAGCTCGTGGGCTTGCGCCTGCGCGACCTCCACCTCGACGCCGGCTATCTCCGGTGCCTCGGCAAGGGCAGCAAGGAGCGGGTCGTGCCGCTGGGCGGCGAGGCGAACGCCGCGCTCCAGGCCTACCTCGCGGAGGCGCGCCCCGCGCTCCTCGCCGGGCGGCGGTCGGAGACCGTCTTCGTCGGGCGCCGGGGGACCGCCCTCACGCGACAGGGGTTCTGGAAGCTCCTGAAAGCGCACGCGCGGCGCGCGGGAATCCAGGCCGCGCTGTCGCCGCACGTCGTCCGGCACTCGTTCGCGACGCATCTCCTGGAGAACGGCGCCGACCTGCGCGCGGTGCAGCTCCTGCTCGGGCACGCAGACATCTCGACGACGCAGATCTACACGCACGTGAACCGCGAGCGCTTGAAGAAGCTCTACCGCGAGTTCCATCCGCGCGCTTGA
- a CDS encoding acetyl-CoA carboxylase carboxyltransferase subunit alpha, which yields MDEDHFEDPILELERRVEALSGIGDDVANRRKRDQLEIELQSLRGRIFAGLSPWQKTLVARHAKRPYTLDYVRHLVEGFVEIHGDRRYSDDAAIVTGFGTFGGRPVLVVGHQKGRDTKEKIFRNFGMPRPEGYRKALRAMELAEKFRRPILCFIDTPGAYPGIGAEERGQAEAIAKNLLVMARLTVPILVTVAGEGGSGGALAIGVGDRVNMLEFAVYSVISPEGCAAILWRDATKSRDAARAMKMTAPDLLALDIIDEIVPEVVGGAHVDPARQAAILGDVLERQLLDLERQAPDALIAARYDRFRRMGRAVIPDGVPSIPPTIGP from the coding sequence ATGGACGAGGACCATTTCGAGGACCCGATCCTCGAGCTCGAGCGCCGCGTCGAGGCGCTGTCGGGCATCGGCGATGACGTCGCGAACCGTCGCAAGCGCGACCAGCTCGAGATCGAGCTGCAGAGCTTGCGGGGCCGGATCTTCGCGGGGCTCTCGCCGTGGCAGAAGACCCTCGTCGCGCGCCACGCCAAGCGGCCGTACACACTCGACTACGTCCGCCACCTCGTGGAGGGGTTCGTCGAGATCCACGGCGACCGCCGCTATTCCGACGATGCGGCGATCGTCACTGGTTTCGGGACGTTCGGCGGACGTCCCGTGCTCGTCGTCGGACATCAGAAGGGACGCGACACCAAGGAGAAGATCTTCCGGAACTTCGGCATGCCGCGCCCCGAGGGGTACCGGAAGGCGCTCCGCGCGATGGAGCTGGCGGAGAAGTTCCGGCGCCCGATTCTCTGTTTCATCGACACCCCCGGGGCCTACCCCGGCATCGGCGCCGAGGAGCGCGGCCAGGCCGAGGCGATCGCGAAGAACCTCCTCGTCATGGCCCGGCTCACCGTCCCGATCCTCGTCACGGTGGCGGGAGAGGGGGGGAGCGGTGGCGCGCTCGCGATCGGCGTCGGCGACCGCGTCAACATGCTCGAGTTCGCCGTCTACTCGGTGATCTCCCCCGAGGGCTGCGCCGCGATCCTCTGGCGCGACGCGACCAAGTCGCGCGATGCGGCCCGCGCCATGAAGATGACCGCGCCCGACCTCCTGGCGCTCGACATCATCGACGAGATCGTTCCTGAGGTCGTCGGGGGCGCGCACGTCGATCCGGCGCGCCAGGCGGCGATCCTGGGCGACGTGCTCGAGCGGCAGCTCCTCGATCTCGAGCGGCAGGCGCCCGACGCGCTCATCGCGGCGCGCTACGACCGCTTCCGCCGCATGGGCCGCGCGGTCATTCCGGACGGCGTGCCTTCGATTCCTCCCACCATCGGTCCATGA